TGATCGACATCGCCATGCCTAGCGATTGTGCCCAATCCGGCAGTGCGGTGTAGTGCAAGTGGTGCGGGCCGGCCCAGATGTACAGGGTGATCAGTGCCCAGAAGTGCACGATCGACAGGCGATAAGAGTAGATCGGACGCTCGGCCTGTTTCGGCACGAAGTAATACATCATCCCGAGGAAACCGGTGGTGAGGAAGAAGCCCACCGCGTTGTGGCCGTACCACCACTGGATCATCGCGTCGGTCGCGCCCGAGTAGGCAGAGTAGGACTTGAACAGGTTCACCGGCAGCGACATGTGGTTGACGATGTGCAGCATCGCGGTCACGACGATGAAGGCACCGTAGAACCAGTTACCCACGTAGATGTGCTTGGTTTTGCGCTTGGTGATGGTGCCGAAGAACACCAGACCGTAAGTGACCCAGACAATGGCCAGCAAAATGGCGATCGGCCATTCCAGTTCCGCGTATTCCTTGGTGGTGGTGTAACCCAGCGGCAAGGTAATGATCGCGCCGACAATCACCGCTTGCCAGCCCCAGAAGGTGAAGGCCGCGAGGCTGTCGGAAATCAGTCGCGTCTGGCAGGTTCGCTGCACGACATAGTAGGAAGTGGCGAATAGTGCACAACCACCGAAGGCGAAAATCACCAGGTTTGTGTGCAACGGGCGCAGGCGTCCAAAGCTCGTCCACGGCAGACCGAAGTTCAACTCCGGCCAGACCAGTTGCGAGGCGATGAAGACACCGAGCCCCATGCCAAGGATCCCCCAGACCACCGTCATGATGGCGAACTGGCGGACTACCTTATAGTTATAAGCAGTCGGACTGATTGCTGTGCTCATTCTAAGGTTCCACGGTTTGGGTGTTTTATTAGGATTAAAATCGGCCGCAAGTATGCAGAGAGCAGGGGGTCATTGCAACGCGCCATGACCTGGGTCAATGCTTTCCAACGCTGATTCTGCGGCCTTTCCATGCGCCGCGTAAGGACAAAATCGGCCTCGGACAAAATGTCGCAGCGGACGAAAAAAGCGAGGGGTTCAGGTCGCTTGTAACGGGGTGTGTTCAAACGCTCGGTTCGGGTGACGGATGGCAAATGGCACGACAGCCGGTATCTACCGGCGTTTGCGGCCACATCAGTCAGCCGGTTCGCGGAACACAGCAGTCAGCGTTGACCTGGAACCGGCACAAGCCAGTCCGCATCGAGCAAGCGTAGACCCGAATCCGGGGAACCGAAAGGAGAGGGTGTGAAGGGGTGCGACAATGCGTCGCAAAGGGGCTGGATGCTGCCGCACCGAGAATGGTGCGGCAGATGTGTACGCAATACTTACTTTTTCTTGTCTTCAGTAATCAGTTTTTCTGTATTCAATCCGTGCGACAGGCTGTACACATAAGCGGCCAGCAATTGCACTTTATCGTTACCCAGCAGTTCGTTCTGCGCCGGCATATGGCCCTGACGACCGTGGCGAATGGTCTGCTCGAGTTGAGTCAGGCTGGTGCCATAGATAAACCCGGCCGGGTGCGTCAGATTCGGCGCGCCCATGGCTTCAGTGCCGTGACCGGTTGCCCCATGACAGGCCACGCAAGTGGTGCTAAATGCCTGCTGCCCCGCTTGCAGATCAGCCTTGCTGTCGGCGGGCAGCGGCAGGCCGGCGAGTTCGTGACGCACATAGGCGGCCACGTTCTTCACCCCGGCTTCGCCCAAAACTTCGCCCCAGGCCGGCATCGCCGCCATCCGGCCACCCATGATGGTGGTTTTGATGGTGTCGGCGTCGCCGCCCCAGCGCCAGTCGCTGTCGGCAAGGTTAGGGAAACCGAACGCGCCTTTGGCATCGGAACCGTGGCACACCGAGCAATTGGAAGCGAACAAGCGGCCACCCATTTTCAGCGCCTGCGGGTCCTTCGCCACTTCTTCCAGCGGCATGGCGGCGAACTTGGCGAAG
This region of Pseudomonas sp. R84 genomic DNA includes:
- the ccoN gene encoding cytochrome-c oxidase, cbb3-type subunit I translates to MSTAISPTAYNYKVVRQFAIMTVVWGILGMGLGVFIASQLVWPELNFGLPWTSFGRLRPLHTNLVIFAFGGCALFATSYYVVQRTCQTRLISDSLAAFTFWGWQAVIVGAIITLPLGYTTTKEYAELEWPIAILLAIVWVTYGLVFFGTITKRKTKHIYVGNWFYGAFIVVTAMLHIVNHMSLPVNLFKSYSAYSGATDAMIQWWYGHNAVGFFLTTGFLGMMYYFVPKQAERPIYSYRLSIVHFWALITLYIWAGPHHLHYTALPDWAQSLGMAMSIILLAPSWGGMINGMMTLSGAWHKLRTDPILRFLVVSLAFYGMSTFEGPMMAIKTVNSLSHYTDWTIGHVHAGALGWVAMISIGAIYHMIPRLFGRAQMHSVGLINAHFWLATIGTVLYIASMWVNGITQGLMWRAINDDGTLTYSFVEALQASHPGYIVRALGGAFFASGMFLMAYNVWRTVRASNPAEAEAAAQIAVVGAH
- the ccoP gene encoding cytochrome-c oxidase, cbb3-type subunit III, with amino-acid sequence MTTFWSTWICVLTIGSLIGLTWLLIGTRRGETKGSVDQTMGHSFDGIEEYDNPLPQWWFMLFAGTLVFSVGYLILYPGLGNWKGILPGYEDGWTGVHEWEKEMNKADARFGPIFAKFAAMPLEEVAKDPQALKMGGRLFASNCSVCHGSDAKGAFGFPNLADSDWRWGGDADTIKTTIMGGRMAAMPAWGEVLGEAGVKNVAAYVRHELAGLPLPADSKADLQAGQQAFSTTCVACHGATGHGTEAMGAPNLTHPAGFIYGTSLTQLEQTIRHGRQGHMPAQNELLGNDKVQLLAAYVYSLSHGLNTEKLITEDKKK